In Nonlabens agnitus, the DNA window TGAACCACTACATCCACATAATCCATAAGCACCCATTCACCTTGAGATGCACCTTCAACATGCCAGGCATTTTCCTGAAGTTGCTTGCTTACCTTTCGTTGTACTGAATTTACTATGGCGTTTACTTGAGTATTTGAGGTACCATTGCAGATAATGAAATAGCTGGTCACCGTATTTTCAATTTCTCTCAAGTCTAGTATCGTTATATCATTTCCCTTTACATCTTCAATCCCAGCAACGATTTGCGAGATAAGAGCATCGGTAGAAACATTTTCTTTAATCATTAAAAATTTTTTGTATCCACAAATTTATTCTTTTTTTGAATGTCCTTGAAAATAAGGTCCTTCAAACTTATCCTATTTGTGTCCTTTCAATTAGTCAAAATACATGCCACTGAGTCCACTAATGAGGATTTGAAAGTTCGCTTTCGCGAAAGCGAACTGCCACAACTCACTACACTATATACAGACCACCAGATGGCCGGTAAAGGTCAAATGGGAGCAAAGTGGCTTTCAGAACCTTATAAGAACTTGACATTCAGCATATTGATATCTGATTTGCTTAATGGTTTAACAGATTTTGAAATCAATAAATGGGTTGCCGTTACAGTAGTAGAGTGGTTGCGTCAAAAATTACAAATACAGGCAGTTATAAAATGGCCCAACGACATCCTGTCAGTAAATCATAAGCTAGGAGGTATTCTAATTGAAAACATCATACAAAACGGAAAGCGCCAGGCGACCATCATTGGTATAGGTTTAAACATCAATCAAACAGATTTTCAGGAGCTGCCTAAGGCAATTTCCCTAAGACAGATCACCGGTAAATCTTGGGATCTGGAAGATTTGCTTATAGACTTTATGACTTTTCTGGAAAAGAGCATTCAATCACCACAGGAATCTACCGATAGATATGAATCGCTACTTTTCAAGTTGGGTCGCAAGATGACATTTCAATGTCAAAATGAGGTATTCGAAGCACTAGTTCAAGGTGTAACCTCAGATGGTAAATTAA includes these proteins:
- the rsfS gene encoding ribosome silencing factor codes for the protein MIKENVSTDALISQIVAGIEDVKGNDITILDLREIENTVTSYFIICNGTSNTQVNAIVNSVQRKVSKQLQENAWHVEGASQGEWVLMDYVDVVVHVFQKQIREYYDLEGLWGDAVTTNIESTY
- a CDS encoding biotin--[acetyl-CoA-carboxylase] ligase, which encodes MSFQLVKIHATESTNEDLKVRFRESELPQLTTLYTDHQMAGKGQMGAKWLSEPYKNLTFSILISDLLNGLTDFEINKWVAVTVVEWLRQKLQIQAVIKWPNDILSVNHKLGGILIENIIQNGKRQATIIGIGLNINQTDFQELPKAISLRQITGKSWDLEDLLIDFMTFLEKSIQSPQESTDRYESLLFKLGRKMTFQCQNEVFEALVQGVTSDGKLRLSVKGIETIYGLKEISWIY